In Streptomyces liangshanensis, the DNA window CCTCATGCCGACATCCGCGGCGACCGCCTTCTCCGCGACACTGCCCCCCACCCCCTTCACCCGCTCCGGCCGGGACGTGGGCTCCGGCCGCGACTCCGGCAGCTTCAGGAAGACGACCACCGCGCACGCGAGCGTCAGCAGAGCCTCCCCCAGGAAGCCCGCCAGGTAGCTGTACTCCGCGACGAAACCCGCGCCCGCCGAGGAGATGGCGAAGCCGAGGTTGATCGCCCAGTAGTTCAGGGAGAAGGCCCGGACGCGGTCCTCGGGGCGGACGATGTCCGCCATCATCGCCTGGACCGCCGGCCGGGACGCGTTGGACGTCATCCCGACCAGGAACGCGACCCCCGCGATCGCCACCGGGTGGTGCATGAAGCCCAGGAGCGCCACCGACGCCGCCGTCGAACTCTGCGCGATCAGCATCGTCGGCCGCCGCCCGAGCCGGTCGGTCATCACCCCGGCGACGAGGGAGGAGACCACGCCGCCGAGGCCGTGGAGGGAGACGACGAGGCCGGCGTACGAGGCGGAGTAGCCGCGGTCCATCGTGAGGTAGAGGGCCATGAAGGTGGCGACGAAGGCGCCGAGCCGGTTGACCAGGGTGCTCGTCCACAGCCACCAGAACTCCCGGGGCAACCCCGAGACGGTCTCCTTGGCGGCACGCCTCAGACCGGACGCGATCGTGCTGGGACCGGCGACAGGCATGGACATCCCCCAGGGGCGGCGAAGAGGCAGGTGGTACGGGAGGTACGAGCGCGACCGGCCCCCCACCAGGTAAGCGGCTCATCGCCTCCAGGCAACTTACCGAGGCCCGGCGGAGGAACGCCACCCAATACCCGGCAGCTCCTGGCGGCACTCGAACCGAAACGTCTCCGACCACCGCTCCGACCACCGCTCCGGACGCCCCTCCAGGCGGCCGATCGGGCCCTGCCATTAGGCTCTGAGGCATGGCCGACGCACCGTACAAACTGATCCTCCTCCGCCACGGCGAGAGCGAATGGAACGCCAAGAACCTGTTCACCGGCTGGGTGGACGTCAACCTCACGGAGAAGGGCGAGAAGGAGGCGGTGCGCGGCGGTGAGCTGCTCAAGGACGCCGGCCTGCTGCCCGACGTACTGCACACCTCCCTCCAGAAGCGCGCCATCCGCACCGCCCAGCTCGCGCTGGAGTCGGCGGACCGCTCCTGGATCCCCGTACAGCGCTCCTGGCGCCTGAACGAGCGGCACTACGGCGCGCTCCAGGGCAAGGACAAGGCGCAGACGCTCGCCGAGTTCGGCGAGGAGCAGTTCATGCTCTGGCGCCGTTCGTACGACACCCCGCCGCCGGCCCTCGAGGACGGCACGGAGTTCTCGCAGAGCGCCGACCCGCGCTACGCGACGATCCCGAGCGAGCTCCGCCCGCGCACGGAGTGCCTCAAGGACGTGGTGGAGCGCATGCTCCCGTACTGGTACGACGGCATCGTCCCCGACCTCCTCACGGGCCGCACGGTCCTGGTCGCCGCCCACGGCAACAGCCTCCGCGGCCTGGTCAAGCACCTGGACGGCATCTCCGACGCGGACATCGCCGGCCTGAACATCCCCACGGGCATCCCCCTGGTCTACGACCTGGACGCCGAC includes these proteins:
- a CDS encoding phosphoglyceromutase, translating into MADAPYKLILLRHGESEWNAKNLFTGWVDVNLTEKGEKEAVRGGELLKDAGLLPDVLHTSLQKRAIRTAQLALESADRSWIPVQRSWRLNERHYGALQGKDKAQTLAEFGEEQFMLWRRSYDTPPPALEDGTEFSQSADPRYATIPSELRPRTECLKDVVERMLPYWYDGIVPDLLTGRTVLVAAHGNSLRGLVKHLDGISDADIAGLNIPTGIPLVYDLDADFHPLTPGGTYLDADAAAAAIEAVKNQGKKK
- a CDS encoding MDR family MFS transporter, with the translated sequence MPVAGPSTIASGLRRAAKETVSGLPREFWWLWTSTLVNRLGAFVATFMALYLTMDRGYSASYAGLVVSLHGLGGVVSSLVAGVMTDRLGRRPTMLIAQSSTAASVALLGFMHHPVAIAGVAFLVGMTSNASRPAVQAMMADIVRPEDRVRAFSLNYWAINLGFAISSAGAGFVAEYSYLAGFLGEALLTLACAVVVFLKLPESRPEPTSRPERVKGVGGSVAEKAVAADVGMRAVLRDGRFMSVVGLSFLVSLIFMQGFVALPVAMGADGFSSADYGLAIAVNGVLIVVMQIPVTRFIEHRDPRRLLILSSLLAGYGFGLTAFADSIAVYALTVCVWSLAEIVNAPTQTGLVVRLSPVHGRGRYQGMYTLSWAASALVAPLVGGFVIDRFGAEWLWGTCAVLGTVAGLGYWVLMRGLGEEGPEGEEAAGVGEEAAGVAVESVVKEPLPAAPPAAGSSLGD